The region AACACattgaaaaaatattaattattaaaaattttaaatgcatAAAACACACCATCTTTTTTATTAAAGAATTATGCATTAAAAGGATTGTAGCCTTGAACATTTGTTGGTGGGAATTTTGTTTGCTTAGCTGCTTGGTTTTTTTCGAAGTTCTTAGTAAAAAGTTGTCCACCTTATATTTCTTTAATTCAAGAATGCTACACCTATGTTACTCGGACTCGGGTGTGAGTGTCGGATATGAGTATGTATCTGACACTGGGTATGGTAAGTTTTTCCATGCATTTGAAGGATCTTCAAAAGTCATATCCCCATATCTGTGTGTCGGAAAGGAATGTCAGACACAGGTGCTTCATGAAAAGTGAAGAGTCCGAGCAACATAGTGCTACACAACATTTTGAAGAAATATAGATGGATTGTATGCAAATATCTTGTCTAATACCATGTTGTCACCTTAATGCAGGGTTTTGCTGCTGGTCTAATGTTGAGCATATCATTCCTTGATTTAGCTTATAACGCTATGAACTCAATTGGGTTCTTGAAAGGCAACCTCTGGGTTAGCTATATCTTATCACTTCCATTCTAATTGCCATGCATGACCTTTTTCTAGTTCAGGGTCCTTTTATGTTCTCGATATCTAATATTTCTTTCTACAACAATGCAGTTTTTTTCTGGTGTTATCTTCTTTGCTGTGGTTGCCAATTTTATACCTGAGCCTACCCTATCTCACAGTTCTGAGGTGAAAGGAAAAAAGGTTTGGACTATTTTTGTGTTATACATCTTTATTTAAACCAAAAGGTTAACATATGCCACAGGTCCTTATAGTCtttctaaatttgaaatttagtccatatagttttattttcaggaaattggtccctctactttccagattttaaaattcaggtccaattgttttttttttgtgaaatttgttggtgtgacattttgaaaaaataataaaaaaaactcacttggttggaatgtaattaaaaaatgacgttgtaGTGAACctgaatataataaaataatctaactGTATCAacattggacttgaattttgaaatttgaaaagtagagggactaaattcttagaaataaaaggacagggactaaattccaaatctAAGAAGAGTACAGGgacttatagcatattttaaccccATTAGTATCGAAAGGTTCATTGACTGTTTGCTAATGATTTGAGAACAGAACAAGGGTGATGAAGGGGGCAAGGATATGATGAAAAAGCATCGACGCCAGGTTTTTTTCAGTGGAATTATTACAGCAATAGGTAAAGCTGTCTTGTAGTggaatttgtttcaaaattttggatATTTGACATTTCATTCGCAAATATTTGGGGTATCTGGTTTGAAATTTTGGCAAATTTTCGTATTTTTAGTATTTGGTTTTGCTctgcaaaaagaagaaaaaaaaagtgtgaatatttcattattttctttctccattatttatatattttttctcctTTATATGATATTAGGACAATATTTATTAATCTCGGGGTGGGAGATTCAACATCTTAGTTCCCTTTGAACCCTTTTTGGTCTCCCCTATTGCTTCTTTCCTAACCATGGGACGTGCTCATACCGGTTTGGGTGACtgaatatttttccttttatcaATGGCAGGCATAAGCTTGCATAATTTTCCCGAGGGGATGGCAGTTTTCCTTGGATCCATGAAGGTAGGTAGTCCCAACCTactttattcaaatatttttagcTGGTTAATTTTGGAGCTTTTTAACTCTAGAAGCGGTTTTCTTGAATGATAAGTTACCTTTTCATGGTTAGCAATGGTGGTTGATTCTGAAATCTAGATACTGTTTTTCTTAAATGTTATCAACTTAAATTATCATTGTTATTCAGTGATTTTTCCATGATTCTAGATTATTGATGTGCCAAGTATTTTGATTGAACTATTCTGAAGCCTATAAAACCTCGGAAATTACACCAGGAGAAGGTTTTCTGTTAATAAGAAATACTCCTCCTgtgccaataaaaatatcaacgTTGACATTTTTAAGGTCTAACTTTTTAAACTTTGACTTCAattattttaagtattttaatttattaaattttataaaaaaatatatttgaaaactaCTTCATTGGAAGTTTCtatgatattttttttttcaaatttttatccataataaattttaaaaataagaagtCAGTTGAAAAATTTTTACTACTAGAAGTCCAAATGTGACATTTCGTAGGACGTAGAGAGTACTAAATTTAGGTTCCTGATTGATCCCAAAGGACCCTTTTTACATAGAACCTCTTTGTTGAGGTTGGGGGGTTGATTCCGATGCCAATTATAACTCCTACTCCCCACTCCCAAAACAAAAGCCGAATGCTACCATGCCAAGTGATATACGATGGTGAGCAATTTATTAGTTCATGGCTGTAATTTCCATATACAAGTCTGCAGAATATTGAGAATATTAAAGTCGGAATATACTCATCAGAAAAAAAACATCTCAGTATTAAACTTGCTTTGCTATTGTTTCGCTTTGAAGGAATATCTTCTCGATGCTAGCAACTCATTGGTTGAAATGGTTCATTCTTGTTAGCTAGGAGAGGCTACTGATTTACTGTAGGAAGTATTGAATTGATATAAATTTCTAGTTGAGATCCCACAATGTTTTTCTGTGTATGCTAATGAGTCTCTTTATCTTGCCTAATGTTTCTCTTATAGGGCCTTCGTGTCGGTCTTAATTTGGCTTTGGCCATTGCTTTGCACAACATCCCCGAGGTACATATTCTTTAATCCAGTAAGCGGACCTTGAAAGCGACCACTTAAGTGGTCGGTTCCTGGTTTAACTAgttgaaaataatcaaaataaattacgTTTTCTTATATGTATATTGAATTTAGTAATTATGATAATGGTGTGCATTTGGTTGATTATTTTACAACTGCTTTATCAATTACCACGGCGAGGTGTATATCCCATACCTTGTAAAAAGAAAGAATTAGAATCCAGTTTCAATGAACAAGAACCGGTCTAATCCATGATACATGTGTATGCATGCATGCTGAACTATTTTGTTAATTGATCAAAAATCGGTCATGCTTACAAAATGCAATATTctaatatcttataatataattaatgcatacatacatatatatgatagagtgcaagtttttttttcccttaaCTTCTTTACGTTCATCTTATAGGGTGTTGCTGTTGCACTGCCTGTTTATTTTGCTACACAGAGGTGAGAGTTTATTGAGACACCGGTCTTGAAATTCGGGGTTCAAAGTTGACAATCAAATGGTTAGAAAGTAGGGATTTCCAAACTTGTAGGTGATAGGTCTGAATTTATTTGGCACAGTGTGTGAGACTGAGAATTAATACTTAATGATAGGACAATAATCGTGGAATAATGACTTTCTCATCTATTACTAGCTGATTTTCGTCTATTCTAGTCATGATAGTTGGATTAATTTGCCTGTTATGGTGCAGGTGTTAGCGTAAATGAACTCGAACTTATTTGTATGACGAAACTGTTAACTGTTTGGTTTTGTATTATTTATCAGCAAGTGGCAGGCATTCAAGTTGGCAACTCTTTCTGGTTTTGCGGAGCCGCTCGGCGTTGTAATTGTTGGTAAGCGAAtagtaaaatttaaacataaaaattcttTTGAAGAAGTTAAATGTTCATATTCTAACAGAAATGTAAACATCGGTTATGAGTTATAAGCTGTGATATCATGAAAGTACTGCACATCCACTTTCTTCTTTTGTGAATCgggaatggtttttttttttgttgaatttatAGCCTATTTGCTTTCAAGATTTCGTATCTTTGTTGATATATCTTTGTTCTTGCACTGCAGCTTATCTGTTCCCGAGCAGCTTAAGTCCCGAAATTCTCGAGGGCTTGTTAGGATCAGGTTTGCCGTACCATCAATCATTCGTATTGGATTTTGGTTCCGGAAAAAAAGAATCTAGTTTACTGTGCTCTCTGATATTATCATCTAGTGAAAATCTCTTAACtctaaatttatgtttaaaattttcagttGGTGGTGTGATGGCCTTCCTAACATTACATGAAATGCTGCCATTGGCATTTGACTATGCCGGGCAGAAGCAAGCTGTCAAGGCTGTGTTCTTCGGGATGGCTTTCATGTCTGCAAGGTAACAAGCTTCTAATATTCGGTTCTTAGCTCGTATATACACATGCACTTTGATTATCGTTATCGTATCGAAAGATTAATCATGCACAAACAATGTTCCAAACTCGATGAGGAACAGAAATATTAATCCAAGGCACATCATGATAACACAAAATAACATGGGAAAAAACAGCATTTAGCAGAGTTATTGGTAAAAATACCATTTAGGCCCTTGTATTAggagtcggattgcattttgtactctctactcaaaaaatggcaAAATTTGTTACATTAGCATGAGTACGTGTGGCACGCCACGTATAATTGTCTAGCTATTTCGTCAACTActtcagtttttaacagtagaaatggacaaaatttttaacaaggactagtttgctctttgatctaacatacaaaaGACTAGTCCATTTTTTGAACAAAGgggagcaaaatgcaatctaacttcaGGTCTCCATGATACTTGCATTATATATGTTCGTTTTCTTACAAACTTTGACGTATCTCGTTTTGGTTTTGTCTGCAGCCTATACTTTCTCGAACTAAGCTTACCTAAGGACATGAGCTTGTAACCTCTTTCCATATGAACAAAAATATGTTGTAAATTCCTGAACTAAGATGTTTTATTTTAGTTGATTTCTCTGATAATTTTAGCCAAACTATGAGATATCTTAAAAGCAAAAAGGATGAACGGCCCCAGTTTGCAATGTACATAATTTGTTTCCTtataacaacatgaacattgaaaaggggaaaaaaagaggGGGTTTCAAATAAACTTATggatattgtatttttatataccTTGACTGTTTAATTTCCTTACAAAcctcatttttatttctttaacaaagtGCAAATTCAGAATATTGAATCTTTCATCTCTAATTGGCATATTTTTTAGATTAGTATAGTTATgcaaggttaaaatatgctataagtcCTTGCACTAGtaaattaagaatttagtccttatgcttttattttcaagaattcaaatttcaaaattttagtttagttGTTAACACTATTAATTGTATTTGTTAAATTGGTTGgtgtaatattttttaaataaagaagGTACCCATTTAGTAACAATATAATTAAAAACGTTTCAAttaacctgaatttaacaaa is a window of Gossypium hirsutum isolate 1008001.06 chromosome D08, Gossypium_hirsutum_v2.1, whole genome shotgun sequence DNA encoding:
- the LOC121220162 gene encoding zinc transporter ZTP29 is translated as MDSQVLVALALSLVGGLSTSLGALFVILNQAPNLKMLGLLQGFAAGLMLSISFLDLAYNAMNSIGFLKGNLWFFSGVIFFAVVANFIPEPTLSHSSEVKGKKNKGDEGGKDMMKKHRRQVFFSGIITAIGISLHNFPEGMAVFLGSMKGLRVGLNLALAIALHNIPEGVAVALPVYFATQSKWQAFKLATLSGFAEPLGVVIVAYLFPSSLSPEILEGLLGSVGGVMAFLTLHEMLPLAFDYAGQKQAVKAVFFGMAFMSASLYFLELSLPKDMSL